The following coding sequences lie in one Hippopotamus amphibius kiboko isolate mHipAmp2 chromosome 17, mHipAmp2.hap2, whole genome shotgun sequence genomic window:
- the EPX gene encoding eosinophil peroxidase gives MKLLPALAGVLATLILARPSEGTAPASLRAVETSVLQGFLTEAKLLVDTAYNHTERSIKQRLRSGLASPMDLLSYFKQPVAATRTVVQAADYMHVALGLLENLLLQGFRSFNVTDVLTKSQLRLLSQASGCAPQQEVEKCSDQYRTITGRCNNKKRPWLGASNQALARWLPAEYEDGRSLPFGWTPGRRRKGFLLPLVRAVSNQIVRFPSKRLTSDQGRSLMFMQWGQFIDHDLDFAPESPARVAFTTGVDCEKTCAQLPPCFPIKIPLNDPRITDLRDCIPFFRSAPSCPQNKNKVRNQINALTSFVDASMVYGSEVALSLRLRNRTNLLGLLAVNTRFRDNGRALLPFDNLHEDPCLLTNRSARIPCFLAGDTRSTETPKLASMHTLFVREHNRLATQLKRLNPRWTGDKLYQEARKIVGAMVQIITYRDFLPLVLGQARTLRPYRGYCPNVDPRVANVFTLAFRFGHTMLQPFMFRLDSQYRALAPNSRVPLSSAFFASWRIVHEGGIDPILRGLMGTPAKLNRQDSMLVDELRDRLFRQVRRIGLDLAALNMQRSRDHGLPGYNAWRRFCGLSQPRNLAQLSQVLKNEGLARKFLNLYGTPDNIDIWIGAIAEPLLPGARVGPLLACLFENQFRRARDGDRFWWQKKDVFTKRQRRALSRISLSRIVCDNTGITTVPMNIFRANNYPRGFVSCSRIPSLNLSAWRRS, from the exons ATGAAGCTGCTCCCGGCCCTGGCGGGGGTCCTAGCCACACTCATCCTGGCCCGGCCCTCTGAGGGCACTGCCCCAG CCTCCCTTAGGGCAGTGGAGACCTCGGTCCTTCAGGGCTTCCTCACAGAGGCCAAGTTGCTGGTGGACACTGCCTACAATCACACTGAGAGGAG CATCAAGCAGCGGCTTCGCAGCGGCTTGGCCAGCCCCATGGACCTCCTGTCCTACTTCAAACAACCGGTAGCGGCCACTAGGACAGTCGTTCAGGCTGCTGATTATATGCATGTGGCCTTGGGACTGCTGGAGAACTTACTACTCCAGGGGTTCAGATCCTTCAATGTCACTG atgTGCTAACAAAATCGCAGCTGCGGCTGCTGTCGCAGGCCAGTGGCTGTGCTCCCCAGCAAGAAGTCGAGAAGTGCAGTGACCAGTACCGCACCATCACCGGGAGATGCAACAACAA GAAAAGACCCTGGCTGGGGGCCTCCAACCAGGCCCTGGCGCGATGGCTGCCAGCTGAGTATGAGGATGGGCGGTCGCTCCCCTTCGGCTGGACCCCTGGCAGGAGGCGTAAgggcttcctcctccccctt GTCCGGGCCGTCTCCAACCAGATCGTGCGCTTCCCCAGCAAGAGACTAACCTCCGACCAGGGCCGGTCCCTCATGTTCATGCAGTGGGGCCAGTTCATTGACCACGACTTGGACTTTGCCCCTGAGTCCCCAGCCAGAGTGGCCTTCACCACGGGCGTCGACTGTGAGAAGACCTGCGCCCAGCTGCCCCCCTGCTTCCCTATCAAG atCCCGCTCAACGACCCCCGCATCACAGACCTGCGTGACTGCATCCCCTTCTTCCGCTCGGCACCCTCGTGCCcccaaaacaagaacaaagtcCGCAACCAGATCAACGCACTCACCTCCTTCGTGGACGCCAGCATGGTCTACGGCAGTGAGGTCGCCCTCTCCCTGCGGCTCCGCAACCGGACCAacctcctggggctgctggccGTCAACACCCGCTTCCGCGACAACGGCCGGGCCCTGCTGCCCTTTGACAACCTGCACGAAGACCCCTGCCTCCTCACCAACCGCTCTGCGCGCATCCCCTGCTTCCTGGCAG GTGATACCCGGTCAACCGAAACTCCGAAACTGGCATCCATGCACACCCTCTTTGTGCGAGAGCACAACCGGCTGGCGACTCAGCTGAAACGCCTGAATCCCCGGTGGACCGGAGACAAGCTTTACCAGGAAGCTCGGAAGATCGTGGGGGCCATGGTCCAG ATCATCACCTACCGGGACTTTCTGCCCCTCGTTCTGGGCCAGGCCAGAACCCTGCGGCCCTACCGGGGGTACTGCCCCAATGTAGACCCCCGTGTGGCCAACGTCTTCACCTTGGCCTTCCGCTTCGGCCACACCATGCTCCAGCCCTTCATGTTCCGCCTGGACAGCCAGTACCGGGCCTTAGCACCCAACTCACGGGTCCCGCTCAGCTCTGCCTTCTTCGCCAGCTGGAGAATTGTGCATGAAG GTGGCATCGACCCCATCCTCCGAGGCCTCATGGGCACCCCTGCCAAGCTGAACCGTCAAGATTCCATGTTAGTGGATGAGCTCAGGGACCGGCTGTTTCGGCAAGTGAGAAGGATTGGGCTGGACCTGGCAGCTCTCAACATGCAACGCAGCCGGGACCATGGCCTCCCAG GGTACAACGCTTGGAGGCGCTTCTGTGGGCTCTCCCAGCCCCGGAATCTGGCACAGCTTAGCCAGGTTCTGAAAAATGAGGGTTTGGCACGGAAGTTTCTGAATCTGTACGGGACGCCTGACAACATTGACATCTGGATTGGAGCTATCGCAGAGCCTCTTTTGCCGGGGGCCCGAGTGGGGCCTCTTCTGGCTTGTCTTTTTGAGAACCAGTTCAGAAGAGCCCGGGATGGAGACAG GTTCTGGTGGCAGAAAAAGGATGTTTTTACCAAGAGGCAGCGCAGGGCCCTGAGCCGCATTTCCTTGTCTCGAATTGTGTGTGACAACACTGGTATCACCACCGTTCCAATGAACATCTTCAGGGCCAACAACTACCCCCGGGGCTTTGTGTCCTGCTCTCGCATCCCCAGCCTGAACCTGTCAGCCTGGAGACGCAGCTGA
- the MKS1 gene encoding tectonic-like complex member MKS1 isoform X2, whose product MTTAASEMPSFLVERMANVRRRRQDRRGMEGGILKSRVVTWEPSEEFIRNNHVINTPLQTMYIMADLGPYGKLGYKKYEHVLCTLKVDSNGVITVRPDFTGSKGPYRIETEGEKQELWKYTIENVSSLAQPEEEEREQRVFKDLYGRHKEYLSSLVGTDFEMTVPGALRLFVNGEVVSAQGYEYDNLYVHFFVELPTTNWSSPAFQQLSGVTQTCATKSLGMDNVAYFSYPFTFEASFLHEDESAGALPAWPVLYCEVLSLDFWQRYRVEGYGAVVLPATPGSHTLTVPTWRPLELGPVAELRRFFIGGSLELEDLSYVRIPGTFKGERLSRFGLRTETTGSVTFRLHCLQQSRAFMESSSLRKRMRSVLDRLEGFSQQSSIHNVLEAFRRARRRMQEARESLPQDLVSPSGTVVS is encoded by the exons ATGACCACTGCAGCCAGCGAAATGCCATCGTTCTTGGTCGAGCGAATGGCAAATGTCAGGCGGCGACGGCAGGACAGGCGCGGGAT GGAGGGTGGCATCCTCAAGTCACGAGTCGTCACCTGGGAACCCTCAGAAGAGTTCATCAGGAACAACCATGTCATCAACACCCCTCTTCAGACAATGTACATCATGGCAGACCTGGGGCCCTATGGAAA GCTTGGCTATAAGAAGTATGAACATGTCCTCTGTACGCTGAAGGTGGACAGCAATGGTGTGATCACAGTAAGACCGGACTTCACTGGCTCCAAAGGACCCTACAG AATCGAGACAGAGGGGGAGAAGCAGGAGCTGTGGAAGTATACGATCGAAAACGTGTCCTCCCTTGCACAGCCTGAGGAAGAGGAGCGGGAGCAGCGTGTGTTCAAGGAT CTCTACGGCCGGCACAAGGAGTATCTCAGCAGCCTCGTGGGCACTGACTTTGAGATG aCGGTACCAGGTGCCCTCCGACTCTTTGTAAATGGAGAGGTAG TTTCAGCCCAAGGCTatgagtatgacaatctctacgTCCACTTCTTTGTGGAATTGCCAACTACTA ACTGGTCAagcccagcattccagcagctcTCGGGAGTGACACAGACCTGTGCCACCAAGTCCCTGGGAATG GATAATGTGGCTTACTTCTCCTACCCATTCACGTTTGAGGCCTCCTTCCTCCACGAGGATGAATCTGCTG GTGCTCTCCCGGCGTGGCCTGTGCTCTACTGCGAGGTCCTGTCTCTGGACTTCTGGCAGAGGTATCGCGTGGAAGGCTACGGGGCTGTGGTGCTGCCTGCCACTCCAG GCTCACATACCCTGACGGTCCCCACATGGAGGCCTCTGGAGCTAGGCCCGGTGGCTGAGCTGAGGAGGTTTTTCATTGGCGGCTCTCTGGAGCTGGAGGACCTCTCCTACGTGCGGATACCAGGAACCTTCAAG GGGGAGCGTCTGAGCCGCTTTGGACTCCGCACAGAGACCACAGGCAGTGTCACCTTCCGCCTGCACTGCCTGCAGCAGTCCAG GGCCTTCATGGAGTCAAGTTCCCTCCGGAAGAGGATGCGGAGTGTGTTGGACCGTCTGGAGGGATTCAGCCAGCAAAGTTCCATTCACAACGTGCTGG AGGCCTTCCGTCGAGCCCGGCGCCGCATGCAGGAGGCCCGAGAAAGCCTTCCCCAGGACCTCGTGAGCCCCTCTGGAACTGTGGTCTCCTAG